The nucleotide sequence TCCCAATCCATATGAAGGTAAACTTCCGTATCAAAATTAATATAAAACAACGGCAGTCTCGAAGAAATCTGATTGATTTTTAAGAAATCACTTTGTTGGCCAGAATCCGAGATAGGTTCATTGTACGACAACTTATTTTCGACAACGGAATATAACCTTACCGCTTCATCAGAAGTAAATCCCTGTAACATCAGTGCCATCAATTCATCTTTTTCCAGTACGACGACCGAATCTGATTGAAGATAGCTTTCGAAATTGTCCTTAGTTAATTGCCAGATACCATTTCGGTAGTTTTTATAATCACAATCATATTGCTCTTTAGTTATAACTCCCTCTTTTAAATAAATATCAAAAGATATTTTTGCATTCAACTCAAAATTTTCCTTATAATCAATCAAATAATATATCTTTTTCTTATGGACAAAAATGGATATACACTGAATGTACTCAAAAATGTTATCAAATAATTCAGATTTAAATTTCTCAATCTTTTCCATATTTGCCAAATTCCTTAATAACTTTATCTTCAGCAAGCCGCAGCCCGCATTAAACCTGTGCAGGTAAGGTGTGTGCGGTATACACGCGGGCTTTGAGTGTGATAAAAAAGATCGTCTGAAACAAGTTTCCGGCTTTCAGACGACCTTTTGTAATATTATCGGCAGCGGCTCAATGCCAACCTTAAACCTGCTCCGATTTCTTCAGGGCTGTTATCCAATGATAAAATTACATCGTCTGCATCAATGGCATCCCACGCTTCCAGCTTGACATGGCGGCTCGGGCTGATTTTCAGGCAGCCGTTGTGCAGCCAAATATCCACGCTCATCATGTTTTTAAATAGGGCGCGTCTGGTTTTATAGCCCAAGTTCCCACATAGGTTGGCAACCCAATTCTCATAGCGTTGCCGAAATTTTTCGGTATCAAAAAAATCTTGGTCTTCTGGACTGTCATAAACGAAAGTCCTGCTGTTTGTCAACGCCTGCAAGACCGTCGTGCCTAAAGTTTCATTGTCGGTATCCAATGGCAGGATATGGGGGGGATATAGGTGGTCTATTGCCGTTAACCCCAAACCTGAACATGTTTGAACAATCAGAGCTTCTTCATTAGCATAAAAAACTGCCCAATAATTTTGATCCTGTTTAAAAATCATTATTTGATCTCCGTAATTTTGACTGTAATATTTCGATTTTTGCCATACTCTACCACACGTTGCAACTGCAATCTTTGCTCCTTATTAGTTTGTGCAGCAAGCACGCCGTAGTCCGTATAAAACCTTAAGGCAGGTTGAGGAAGGCTTCATGAGCGAATAAAGAAGCAATGAAAAAGTCGTCTGAAACCTTTCCAGGCGACCTTTCAAATTACGGTAGAAGCTAATCAAAGATAAACGATTTCGCCGCTTCGTCCCCTGCTCTCTTCACTTGCCCACCAAACAAACTGGGGCAATACGTCTTCGTAATTTTTACGTTCGCTCTTCGATTCGCCGGGATGGGATTTGATGCGCTGCGGCGAATTAATCGGACCGGGGACCAAAACATTGGCACGCAGGTTTTCAAAGCGTTCCCATTCGTCGGCGGCCACTTTACACAAATAATTCAATGCGGCTTTGGATGCACCGAAACCGCCCCAGTAAGCTTTCGGGGTTTCGCCGTGGCTTTCGCCGACGAAGATGACGGACGCGTCGGGCGACTGCTTCAGAAGAGGAAGCAGCGCGCGGGTCAGCCCCATCGGTGCAACGGTGTTGATACGGTATTGGTTGACCCATTCGGCGACGGTTTGGAAATCCAAAGGCGAGAGCGCGTAAAAATAGCTGGCGCAATGGACGATACCGTCGAGTTTTCCCTGAATTGCTTCGCCGATGGTTGCGGCAAACTGCTCGAATTCTTTTTCTTCCGCGCCGATTAAATCGAAACAAATGGCAAACGGCTCGGGACAGCCTGCTTCAACAATCGCATCATAAACTTTTTCCAGCTTTTTTTGATGGCGCGCAACCAAAATAACGGTTGCCCCCGCTTCGGCATAGGCTTTGGCCACCTGTTCGCCCAAGCCTTGCGATGCTCCGGTTACCAGAATCGTTTTATTTTGCAATGTCGGCATAATTCTTCCTTGATTGTGAAATTTGAGGGATTTAAGGTATTTTAACGGTTTGCCGTGTCTTGTAAAGGCAATCGGAATAGGTCGTCTGAAACTCGGATTTGAGTTTCAGACGACCTTTATATTAATCCGAAATCTGCCGAACACCTTTCCGCCGCCGTCAAACCCGACTGTACCGCCGCTTCCAACGTAGCCGGATAACGCGGGTGCAGGTAGTCGCCTGCGGGATAGATATGCCGTTGGTGCAGCCAAGCAAAATCGGGAGGGCTGGAATCAGGCGTGCAGGCTGTGGTCGCGCGTTTTTCGGTGATGACGCGGACGGCTTCGGGTTCATTCAAATAAGGGCAGATGCGTTTCACGTCGGCATGGACTTTTTCTGCCCATTCTTGGCTTTTGAATGCACCGACATAATCGGAGACGCTAATGACGGCGGCGACTTCGTTTGTCGGCAAACCGAGTGCGCCCCGATACACCAGCCATTGCGCCGTACCGTCGGCAAATCCGGTCAGCGGCGCAGGCAGATGGACGGGAACGGCATAGCGCAGATAGACGGTGGTGATTGAGTGGTAGCGGAGGTTTTGATAGGTCGTCTGAATATAGTCGGGAGTATCTTCAGGGAAAAGATGGACGGCATGATACGGCGCAGTCGCAACAATAACGGCATCAAAAGCCTCCTCATTCACAACAACGCGTCCGTCAGGAAAGTTTTTCAGACGACCTACACGGGTTTCAAGACGGATGTCCGCCCCGAATTGCTTGAGTTTTGCCAACGCAGGCTCGGCGATAATTGCACCTAAATCGCGCTTGGGTAAAAGGTAATCGCTGCCTGGTTTGTCTGCCCACACGCCGTCAGACAACACATTGCATAGTATGCGCAGACTCGCGTGTTCCAACGGCGTATTGAGCGCACCCCACACCAGCGGCTGCCAAAACTCTGCAACCAGCCTGCGCGGGACATTGCGCTGCCGCAGCCATTGGGCGACAGCCAAATCAGCGCGCTTGCCGCGTGCGTAACGCTGCAACGCCACCATATCGGATAAGAACCTGATTTTCAGAGAAAACGAAATATTTTTAGCACGCAAGATGCCGGTCAAAATATGCAGCGGCGAAGGAAGATTGGTACTTTGAAACTGCAAACCTTCATACATATGCCATTGCAGGGGCAAACGGCAGAACGCGGCTTCAGGGTCAACACCGATGTGTTCCATCAGCGCCAATACGCCGTGATACGCACCGAGCAAAATATGCTGCCCATTGTCCAAAAAGCTGAATCCGTCAGCGTTTCCAGCCAAAGTACGCGCCCGTCCGCCCGCCTGCCGACCGGCTTCAAACACGGTAACATCGGCTCGACGCGCCAACGACACTGCGGCAGACAAACCTGCCCAACCTGCGCCGACGACGGCAATTTTCGGGCGAAGATGCGGAGTATTCATGGCTTAAATCCGAATAACCAGGTTTTCAGGGCAATGCGCTTTTTGCGCGGCGAAGGAATGGCAATTTTATAAGTCAGAACGTTTTGCGCGCCGTCGAGATCGATTTCGTTTAGCAGCGCGTAATAAATCGCCGCCATCACCAAACCGACTTTTTGGGATTTTTTATCGGCAGCAGGCAAGAGCGACATCGCCTCGCGATAAGTCTCGCGGGCGCGTGAAACTTGAAAGCGCATCAGTTCGGCAAAATTATCCGTCGGCTTACACTGCATAATCACACTTGCCGGTACGTCAAACCGCTGCATTTCCTCCATCGGCAGGTAAATCCGACCGTTGCGCGCATCCTCGCCGACATCACGGATAATGTTCGTCAGTTGCAATGCAAGTCCCATCTTATCGGCGTATTCCAGCGTTCGGTCGTCTGAAAATCCCAAAATCCGCGCAATCAGGCAGCCGACTACGCCTGCAACGCGGTGGCAATACAGTTTCAACTCTTCAAAACTACCGTAACGCGCCTGAACCAAATCCATCTGCATCCCGTCGATTAAGGCTTCCAATTCATATTTCGGCAGCTTGAATGTTTCCTTTATCTGCCGCAAAGCTTGATTGACCGGATGCTCCGGCATTATGCCGCAGAATACCTTGCCCAAATCGCCGCGCCACCAGTTCAATGTCGTCTGCGCCACATTCGGATCGGAACAGCCATCGACCACATCGTCCAATTCGCGGCAAAAAGCATACAAAACCGTTATCGCATCCCGCTTTTCCTGCGGTAGGAAACGGAAGCCCGATAAAAAACTGGAGCGGCTTTCTTCTGCCTTCTGACGACAATAATCAAGTCCTTGCACGGCGTGTCCTAAAAATTATCATAATAGTAAAATCGGATTTTATCGGATTTGGGGCAGTAGGGAAATTTCAGACGACCTTTATAAATAAACGGAATCCGATTATCGCAATTCCCTACCAAACCACTCAACTATCCGCCCGAAATCTGTTAAAATACCGACCTATCCTAATAAATACAGCATCAAAAGGCACACAATCATGGCTCTTTTGCAGATTTCCGAACCCGGCATGTCCGCCGCTCCGCATCAACACCGCCTCGCCGTCGGCATCGACTTGGGTACGACCAACAGCCTGGTTGCCACCGTCCGCAGCGGCAGCCCGGTTTGTCTGACCGATATTGACGGGCGCACCACCCTGCCCTCCGTCGTCCGCTATGGCGAAGGCGACGCCGTCGAAGTCGGCAAAACCGCCCTTTCCGCCCAAAAAACCGACCCGCTGAACACAGTCAGTTCCGCCAAACGCCTTATCGGCCGCACGCTTGCCGACCTCGCGCAGGACGCGCAATACCTGCCCTACCGGTTCACGCCCAACGAGCGCGTGGTCGAACTGAACACCCGCCAAGGTGCCAAAACGCCTATCGAAGTGTCGTCTGAAATCCTCAAAGCCCTCAAATCGCGTGCCGAAGAAACTTTAGGCGGCGATTTGGTCGGTGCCGTCATTACCGTTCCCGCCTATTTCGACGATGCACAACGCCAAGCCACCAAAGATGCCGCGCGTTTGGCGGGCTTAAACGTATTGCGCCTGCTCAACGAGCCGACCGCCGCCGCGATTGCCTACGGGCTGGACAACGCCTCGGAAGGCACGTTTGTCGTTTACGACTTGGGTGGCGGCACATTCGACGTATCCGTATTGCAACTGACCAAAGGGCTGTTTGAAGTCAAAGCCACTGGCGGCAACAGCGCATTGGGCGGCGACGATTTCGACCACCGCCTGTTCTGCCACCTGCTCGAACAAAACGACCTTTCCAAACTCAACGAGCGCGACAGCCAGCTTCTGCTTTCCCTTGTCCGCGCCGCCAAAGAA is from Neisseria sicca and encodes:
- a CDS encoding contact-dependent growth inhibition system immunity protein; the encoded protein is MIFKQDQNYWAVFYANEEALIVQTCSGLGLTAIDHLYPPHILPLDTDNETLGTTVLQALTNSRTFVYDSPEDQDFFDTEKFRQRYENWVANLCGNLGYKTRRALFKNMMSVDIWLHNGCLKISPSRHVKLEAWDAIDADDVILSLDNSPEEIGAGLRLALSRCR
- a CDS encoding SDR family oxidoreductase; translation: MPTLQNKTILVTGASQGLGEQVAKAYAEAGATVILVARHQKKLEKVYDAIVEAGCPEPFAICFDLIGAEEKEFEQFAATIGEAIQGKLDGIVHCASYFYALSPLDFQTVAEWVNQYRINTVAPMGLTRALLPLLKQSPDASVIFVGESHGETPKAYWGGFGASKAALNYLCKVAADEWERFENLRANVLVPGPINSPQRIKSHPGESKSERKNYEDVLPQFVWWASEESRGRSGEIVYL
- the hpnE gene encoding hydroxysqualene dehydroxylase HpnE; translated protein: MNTPHLRPKIAVVGAGWAGLSAAVSLARRADVTVFEAGRQAGGRARTLAGNADGFSFLDNGQHILLGAYHGVLALMEHIGVDPEAAFCRLPLQWHMYEGLQFQSTNLPSPLHILTGILRAKNISFSLKIRFLSDMVALQRYARGKRADLAVAQWLRQRNVPRRLVAEFWQPLVWGALNTPLEHASLRILCNVLSDGVWADKPGSDYLLPKRDLGAIIAEPALAKLKQFGADIRLETRVGRLKNFPDGRVVVNEEAFDAVIVATAPYHAVHLFPEDTPDYIQTTYQNLRYHSITTVYLRYAVPVHLPAPLTGFADGTAQWLVYRGALGLPTNEVAAVISVSDYVGAFKSQEWAEKVHADVKRICPYLNEPEAVRVITEKRATTACTPDSSPPDFAWLHQRHIYPAGDYLHPRYPATLEAAVQSGLTAAERCSADFGLI
- the hpnD gene encoding presqualene diphosphate synthase HpnD, with the translated sequence MQGLDYCRQKAEESRSSFLSGFRFLPQEKRDAITVLYAFCRELDDVVDGCSDPNVAQTTLNWWRGDLGKVFCGIMPEHPVNQALRQIKETFKLPKYELEALIDGMQMDLVQARYGSFEELKLYCHRVAGVVGCLIARILGFSDDRTLEYADKMGLALQLTNIIRDVGEDARNGRIYLPMEEMQRFDVPASVIMQCKPTDNFAELMRFQVSRARETYREAMSLLPAADKKSQKVGLVMAAIYYALLNEIDLDGAQNVLTYKIAIPSPRKKRIALKTWLFGFKP